Proteins encoded in a region of the Rutidosis leptorrhynchoides isolate AG116_Rl617_1_P2 chromosome 9, CSIRO_AGI_Rlap_v1, whole genome shotgun sequence genome:
- the LOC139869346 gene encoding probable serine/threonine-protein kinase PIX13, with product MVLGIGGFGTVYKGWVEEKTLSPSKNGTGAIVAIKKLNHESVQGFQEWQSEVNFLGRLSHPNLVKLLGYCREDNELLLVYEFMQKGSLENHLFRRGSQPLPWALRLKIAIGAARGLAFLHSSDDNVIYRDIKASNILLDGNFNAKISDFGLAKLGPALGMSHVTTRIMGTYGYAAPEYIATGHLYVKSDVYGFGVVLLEIMSGLRALDTNRPAPQHNLIEWAKPLLPNRKKIKTVMDERIEGQYSTKAAMVFAQLVLQCIQQEPRKRPHMTQVVDTLEQINSITAKI from the exons ATGGTTTTGGGTATTGGAGGTTTTGGGACTGTTTATAAAGGTTGGGTTGAAGAAAAAACATTGTCGCCTTCCAAAAACGGTACCGGAGCCATTGTTGCTATCAAAAAGTTGAATCATGAAAGTGTTCAAGGCTTTCAAGAATGGCAG TCCGAAGTGAATTTTCTGGGGCGGCTTTCTCATCCTAATCTGGTGAAGCTTCTTGGGTACTGTCGGGAGGATAACGAGCTTCTACTTGTGTATGAATTCATGCAGAAAGGAAGCTTGGAAAATCATCTTTTTagac GAGGTTCACAACCACTTCCTTGGGCTCTAAGGCTCAAAATAGCGATAGGTGCAGCTCGGGGACTAGCTTTTTTACACAGTTCGGATGACAATGTTATTTACAGAGATATTAAGGCCTCGAATATATTGCTTGATGGG AACTTCAACGCAAAAATTTCAGATTTTGGGTTAGCGAAGTTGGGTCCTGCACTTGGAATGTCACATGTAACGACAAGGATAATGGGGACATACGGTTATGCAGCTCCCGAGTACATTGCTACTG GACATTTATATGTGAAAAGTGATGTTTACGGGTTTGGCGTTGTACTGCTGGAAATAATGTCGGGATTACGAGCACTTGATACAAATCGGCCTGCTCCACAACATAACCTAATTGAGTGGGCCAAACCATTACTCCCGAACAGGAAGAAAATAAAAACGGTCATGGACGAAAGAATAGAAGGCCAGTATTCAACTAAAGCTGCAATGGTATTCGCTCAACTTGTGCTTCAATGCATACAACAAGAACCCAGAAAACGACCCCATATGACACAAGTGGTAGACACTTTGGAGCAGATCAACTCTATAACGGCAAAAATCTAA